TGTCAAAATGGCAGCCAGTACCTGGATCAGTGTTATTCTCTACTCTGCAGTGCACGCTGTAAACACATTTGCAATATCTTTCTGTGGAAGCAAcatggtggatcagttcttctgtgaaatccccctgCTCCTCAAACTCGTCTGCTCTGGTTCAGACCTCAGTGAAGTTGGGTTTCTCATCTTTAGTTTATTCTTATGCTTAAGCTGCTTTGTTTTCATAATTGTgtcatatgttcagatcttcaccaCAGTGGTGAGAATGacttctgagcagggccggcataaagccttctccacctgcctttcTCACCTCATTGTAATTTACTTGTTATTTTTCACTTCCGCTTTTGAGTATCTGAAACCCATCTCCAGCCCTCCATCGGTTCTGAATCTCTTGGAGGCCATTCTCTATTCTGTGTTGCCACCACTGATGAAtccgatcatctacagcatgaggaacaaggagctCAAAGGCTCACTGAGTAAACTGATAGGTTGGAGGTTATTAATTAAGAATTAAAAGTCCATATTTATCCTTTGAGCATGATTTCATTCTGTGTTTCTTTAGAAATATAATTATCTGATGATATTATTGTCTCAATGAGAACATACCATGCTATCTGTTTATGCAGAATTGGGTATTTACACTAGTAAAAATCCAGACAAACTtgactgaagcaaaaaaaaaagagttattataagaatataagaacagaagaaaatggccattcttatgttcttataagaatggccatactgcatCAGATGAAaagtccacccagcccagtatcctgtctatcaatagtggccaatgccaggtgccccagagggcatgaagctaacaggtagtgatcaagtgatttctctcatgccatccatctccatcctctgacaaacagaggcaatggacaccattccttacccattctggctaatagccattaatggacttaacctccatgaatttatccagttatttttaaaaactctgttaatagtgggttttttacccatgaaagcttatgcccaaataaatctgttagtctttaaggtgctctATTATAGgtttacaccaatataaataaGATCAAAATCTAACTATCTAGTAATAATATAGCATTACCCGTCACCATGCTATATGAGCACCTTGCACATAATATCAGTAGCCATAGCAAAAGTTCCTAGTGGGGTCTCTGGCTCTTCTTATTTTGGGTGATGATAAATCTGATTGAAGTATCAATgcatttgttgtttgtttctctgttttttaattaatttttgtttagcTGGTTGGTTGGTGGTCtgatttgtttctttgttccagGTGGTTTTGGAGGTGGAAAGGCCCGGAGAGATGGTGAGTATTTGGTTTGACAGGGTTTTCAATGTTTGTTCTCTCTCAGGAGTGCCCATATGTCGTCTGTTTGACGAGGTTTTTCTGAGTGCACTGAAGGTTTGCTCCCCACAATGATAAAAGGGTGTAAAAGAAGTTTCTGCATGGCTGAGTTCCTGCTGAAATGATTATGTTTATATTGTTGGGGTATTATTGTATTATTAATGATGTGTTGGGGAAGAAAGAGGCTCAGGGAggcatctttttattattttaacttaAATGATTATGTAAAAGCTGTGTCATTTGTGCTGTGGTGGAAAGGCTCTTCTGAAGAGGAACTCTTTCCAGGGTTTCCTAAAGAAAATCTGACTCAGAATAATGAGGCCAAAATTGGATcgcattgaagtcactggggtcTAGCCCTTCACTTCTAAGAGATCAGGATTTGGCCAATGGTCAGTGCACACAAGGATCCAGATTTGGCTGACAGCACCCTGGAAaaagtgagggagagggagaTGTAAGGGTCATATTTTCCAACTCAGTGCGGGtctataaactaaacagatttaaTTTATAGACCAGCACTAGTGCAGAGTAGACTCACTGACTGAACCAGTATAATACTGATGATGTTCTGGCCCAAAGTCTCTGGGTTAccctgggcgcctgggacccctgcAACAAGCGTGTGCTGTGGACTAGTGGGATCCGTCGACGCTATGCTCGGCTCATGCGGCGCCTCATGGTCTCAGACATCATCTGATGGTCCAGCGACATCAACATCAAGCACATCACTGGCCACCAACAGTGCCAGGAGGCATGAGCCAGACTGACATTTTTCTTCGACTATGAGAAAGGCACCAAGAGACTTTCTATGTTGGATCATTTGAACTGGAACCGTAAACTCCCTGAACATTAcatctcaccaaatgagggtcaatccatccACTCAtcatactccacacccgaacatagccactttatgaacttcatacccttatatctcaatgtctgtacttcgACCCATCAACCTTTTACCTCCAAtcggggctattgcagattatgtattccttatgccacccgatcttaaaccaaactttgcaccCTCGATCTGTATGTTactccctgataaccagaaacttctgtGCTTAAACTCTGCACCGTTCACTTTTTCTTTACATCATCGTAATAAAATTTGTAAACACTGATGTAAGTTACTTGTCTGAGGTCCTTTTGTTCTCACTTTGgtgtatttcactaggagggtggtgaagcattggaatgggttacctagggaagtggacaaagccttggctgggattatttattcttctacataaaagaataaatggacacaaattggacagCAGCAATGGAAACATACAAAAGCTAGTAGGagacacttcaatcttcctgaacattctataacagatttaaaagtaaccatACTTGAACTTcggaaacagacttcaaagagaaactgcataaataaaattcatttgcaaatttaacactattaatttgggcttgaatggggtctgggagtggctggctcactacaaaagcagctttgcctctcctggaattgacacctcctcatcaattattgggagtggactacatccaccctgatcgaattagCCCTATCAACACTGGCTCTCcgcttgtgaggtaactcccttctcttcatgtgacagtataataatgcctgcatctaaaattttcactccatgcatctgaagaagtgggttttttacgcatgaaagcttatgcccaaataaatctgttggtctttaaggtgccaccagatgcCTTGTTGTTTTCgtggatgcagactaacatggctttCCCTGATAATTGACACTGTAGCCACTGGATGTCCTTTGTtcgcatgcttgttgaccccctcaaagaattctagtagattggtgaggcatgatttccctttacaaaaaccatgttgactatttcccaacaaattatgttcatctatggcctggtctacactaggagtttatgttgaatttagcagcgttaattcgatttaaccgtgcaaccgtccacaccaggaagctaattagttcgacctagagggctctttagttcgaattcggtaatccaccccaacgaggggagtagcgctaaattcgacatggctatgtcgagttagcctatgtgtggacggaaatcgaccttagtagctccgggagctatcccacagtgcaccactgtgttgacgctctggacagcagtccgagctcagatgttctgatcagccatacaggaaaagccccgggaaaatttgaattccttttcctgtctggccagtttgaatctcaattcctggttggacatcggggcgagctcagcagcaccggcaatgatgcagagctctctggGAGAGGGGttcatgcaatctcagagtagaaagagggccccggcatggactgaccgggaagtcttggatctgatcgctgtgtggggcaatgagtctgtgctttcggagctgtgctccaaaaaacggaatgcaaaggcCTACgataaggtctccaaagccatggcactcagaggatacagccgggatgcaacgcagcgccgcgtgaaaatcaaggacctgagacaaggctatcaaaaaatc
The sequence above is a segment of the Mauremys mutica isolate MM-2020 ecotype Southern chromosome 12, ASM2049712v1, whole genome shotgun sequence genome. Coding sequences within it:
- the LOC123345176 gene encoding olfactory receptor 14A16-like, whose protein sequence is MSNQTTETEFLLLRFSDVRELQILHFVMFLVLYLLSLVGNLLIFIAIALDHDLHTPMYFFLMNLSILDLGCISVTIPKSMVNSLMNTRWISYSGCVAQVFLFVFFASADYAILTIMAYDRYVAICQPLYYETVMNRRACVKMAASTWISVILYSAVHAVNTFAISFCGSNMVDQFFCEIPLLLKLVCSGSDLSEVGFLIFSLFLCLSCFVFIIVSYVQIFTTVVRMTSEQGRHKAFSTCLSHLIVIYLLFFTSAFEYLKPISSPPSVLNLLEAILYSVLPPLMNPIIYSMRNKELKGSLSKLIGWRLLIKN